One region of Babylonia areolata isolate BAREFJ2019XMU chromosome 29, ASM4173473v1, whole genome shotgun sequence genomic DNA includes:
- the LOC143275072 gene encoding protein GUCD1-like, with protein MAVTLTPVETDSRGRQIIELPHVEQCYTWDCGLACLSMVLKYFDIPAQEVYTKDLDAQQCGESVWTVDLAYIVARYTIPHRLCTVTLGANEDHASKSFYSAFSKDEQRVNRLFQEAASHGVVTEKRSVSVDELVSHVKEGGVAIVLSDWRYLECIWCPPEIGKCSLCCMIGSSGYQGHFIVVCGFDKSKQYIFYKNPNNGTPDLCCCRYTSFDKARKSDGTDEDILFIFRADHSLKPGNIGCDRYFLDNTCCDRYFLDSTCCDRYFLDSTCCDRYFLGSRKPGNTCCDSYVLHSAVL; from the exons ATGGCAGTGACGCTGACACCGG tggAGACTGACAGCAGAGGCCGGCAAATCATAGAGCTGCCCCATGTCGAGCAGTGCTACACCTGGGACTGTGGCCTGGCGTGTCTCTCCATGGTGCTCAA GTACTTTGACATTCCAGCCCAGGAGGTCTACACAAAGGACCTGGATGCTCAGCAGTGTGGAGAAAG TGTATGGACAGTAGACCTGGCCTACATCGTCGCACGCTACACGATCCCACACCGACTGTGCACAGTGACACTGGGAGCCAATGAGGACCATGCCTCCAAG tcgtTCTACTCTGCCTTCAGCAAAGACGAGCAGCGGGTCAACAGACTGTTTCAGGAGGCCGCATCCCATGGGGTGGTCACAGAAAAGCG GTCAGTGTCAGTGGATGAGCTGGTCAGTCATGTGAAGGAGGGGGGCGTGGCCATCGTGCTGTCTGACTGGAGGTACCTGGAGTGCATCTGGTGCCCAccggag ATAGGGAAGTGCAGTCTGTGCTGTATGATTGGGTCTTCAGGATACCAAG GTCATTTCAtcgttgtgtgtggttttgacaAAAGTAAACAGTACATCTTCTACAAAAACCCCA acaacggaacaccgg ACCTGTGCTGCTGCCGGTACACGTCATTTGACAAGGCGCGCAAGTCGGACGGGACAGACGAGGACATCCTGTTCATCTTCAGGGCAGATC ACAGTCTGAAGCCTGGCAACATAGGCTGTGACCGTTATTTCCTAGACAACACCTGCTGTGACCGTTATTTCCTAGACAGCACCTGCTGTGACCGTTACTTCCTAGACAGCACCTGCTGTGACCGTTATTTCTTAGGCAGCCGGAAGCCTGGCAACACCTGCTGTGACAGTTACGTCTTACACAGCGCAGTGCTGTGA